Proteins encoded within one genomic window of Drosophila willistoni isolate 14030-0811.24 chromosome XL unlocalized genomic scaffold, UCI_dwil_1.1 Seg141, whole genome shotgun sequence:
- the LOC6649184 gene encoding sodium/bile acid cotransporter 4, whose protein sequence is MANLLTFLLVNFLGFGLVFQSVRSEYGDLAGNWLVDYGQAELRLLSNEALEPLVRIDGVQPRNGDGSDLYFVIRTIDTVRAEANHIIQFQEFAANGSWQGAVTVQGKRFGYSQLIVELHSQLAPTNIETSSQELPIAVLRDRVVDERITTYVSAALALLMFLNLGTVLDLQRLQGIICRPIGPMVGIASRFVMMPALAFGLGRALWSSSSANEQSLQLALFYTALAPSGGLANVCAVFLKGNVNLSVATTTINSLLALAFLPLWIMVMARYVYDDDQLMVPFGQLSGGTVALVVCLALGMILRLCVPKTTRFIFRFLKPLSVVLSLCLVGLTVGLNWFVFAEFSWQVLVAALCLPIAGYMATYLLSKLLCRSPTDALTLAIETSVLNMTMPIVLLQSSRLEQPQMDLVLVVPIASSLLSLLLVVVLYVVRRCFGWNVRQDDDGFDHKRLLAEHDETVYQRP, encoded by the exons ATGGCTAACTTATTAACGTTCCTCttggtaaattttttgggatTTGGCTTGGTATTCCAATCCGTACGCTCGGAGTATGGCGATTTGGCTGGCAATTGGCTAGTTGATTATGGCCAAGCGGAATTGCGTTTGCTGAGCAATGAAGCATTAGAGCCATTAGTGCGAATTGATGGTGTCCAACCCCGCAATGGAGACGGCAGTGATTTGTATTTTGTAATCCGTACGATAGACACGGTCAGGGCCGAAGCGAATCATATCATTCAATTCCAAGAGTTTGCTGCTAATGGAAGCTGGCAGGGTGCGGTAACTGTGCAGGGTAAACGTTTCGGATATTCTCAGCTTATAGTGGAACTGCACAGTCAACTGGCGCCAACGAATATAGAGACATCCAGCCAAGAGCTGCCCATTGCCGTGTTGCGTGACCGTGTGGTAGATGAGAGGATCACAACTTATGTGTCAGCCGCTTTGGCCTTGCTGATGTTCCTCAATTTGGGTACAGTGCTTGATCTGCAGCGTTTGCAGGGCATCATATGTCGTCCCATTGGTCCCATGGTGGGCATTGCCAGTCGTTTTGTAATGATGCCAGCCCTGGCCTTTGGCCTGGGACGAGCCTTGTGGTCATCGTCCTCCGCAAATGAGCAGTCCCTGCAATTGGCATTGTTCTACACGGCTCTGGCACCCAGTGGCGGGTTGGCCAATGTCTGTGCCGTTTTCCTAAAGGGCAATGTGAATCTTTCGGTGGCTACAACCACCATCAATAGTTTGTTGGCCCTGGCCTTTCTGCCATTGTGGATTATGGTAATGGCGCGATATGTCTATGATGATGATCAGTTGATGGTGCCATTCGGCCAGCTATCTGGTGGAACTGTTGCTCTGGTTGTGTGCCTAGCCCTGGGCATGATCCTGCGTCTGTGTGTACCCAAGACTACGCGTTTCATTTTCCGTTTCCTCAAGCCTCTATCCGTGGTTCTCAGTTTGTGTCTAGTGGGTTTGACAGTGGGCCTCAATTGGTTCGTATTCGCTGAATTCAGCTGGCAG GTATTGGTTGCCGCCCTATGTCTGCCTATAGCCGGCTATATGGCCACTTATCTGTTGTCCAAGCTTCTTTGTCGCTCGCCCACCGATGCGCTGACATTGGCCATTGAGACGAGTGTTCTTAATATGACAATGCCGATTGTTTTACTTCAATCCAGCCGTTTGGAACAGCCTCAAATGGATCTGGTGCTAGTCGTCCCCATTGCCTCATCATTGCTGTCTCTCCTCCTGGTCGTTGTGCTCTATGtggtgcgacgttgtttcggCTGGAACGTCAGACAAGATGACGATGGCTTCGATCACAAGCGTCTGCTGGCCGAGCACGATGAAACGGTCTATCAGAGGCCTTGA
- the LOC6649237 gene encoding actin-related protein 2 isoform X1: protein MDSKGRNVIVCDNGTGFVKCGYAGSNFPAHIFPSMVGRPIIRAVNKIGDIEVKDLHVDDLMVGDEASQLRSLLEVSYPMENGVVRNWEDMCHVWDYTFGPKKMDIDPTNTKILLTEPPMNPTKNREKMIEVMFEKYGFDSTYIAIQAVLTLFAQGLISGVVIDSGDGVTHICPVYEEFALPHLTRRLDIAGRDITRYLIKLLLLRGYAFNHSADFETVRIMKEKLCYIGYDIEMEQRLALETTVLVESYTLPDGRVIKVGGERFEAPEALFQPHLINVEGAGIAELAFNTIQAADIDIRPELYKHIVLSGGSTMYPGLPSRLERELKQLYLERVLKNDTEKLAKFKIRIEDPPRRKDMVFIGGAVLAEVTKDRDAFWMSKQEYQEQGLKVLQKVQKISQ, encoded by the exons ATGGATAGCAAGGGACGAAATGTCATTGTTTGTGATAACGGTACAGGG tTTGTTAAATGTGGCTATGCTGGTAGTAATTTCCCCGCTCACATTTTCCCATCAATGGTTGGACGTCCTATTATACGAGCCGTGAATAAAATTGGTGACATTGAAGTGAAG GATTTACATGTCGAT GATCTAATGGTCGGCGATGAGGCTTCACAGCTCAGATCACTTTTGGAAGTCTCGTATCCCATGGAGAATGGCGTTGTCCGAAATTGGGAAGACATGTGTCATGTATGGGATTATACATTTGGGCCCAAGAAAATGGATATCGATCCGACAAATACAAAAATCTTATTAACAGAGCCGCCCATGAATCCCACAAAGAATCGGGAAAAGATGATTGAA GTGATGTTTGAGAAATATGGTTTCGATTCAACATACATTGCCATACAGGCTGTACTCACGCTGTTTGCTCAGGGTCTCATTTCTGGCGTGGTCATCGATTCGGGAGATGGTGTGACACACATTTGTCCCGTATACGAGGAGTTTGCTTTGCCCCATTTAACGCGCCGCTTGGATATTGCTGGTCGGGATATAACGCGTTATTTGATTAAG tTACTTTTACTACGTGGTTATGCTTTCAATCATTCCGCCGACTTTGAAACGGTACGCATTATGAAAGAGAAACTCTGTTATATTGGCTATGATATTGAGATGGAGCAGCGTTTGGCATTGGAGACGACAGTGCTTGTGGAATCCTATACATTACCCGATGGGCGTGTCATTAAAGTGGGCGGCGAAAGATTTGAGGCGCCTGAAGCTCTATTCCAGCCGCATTTAATTAACGTTGAGGGAGCAGGCATAGCGGAATTGGCCTTTAATACCATACAGGCGGCCGATATTGATATACGTCCGGAATTATATAAGCATATAGTGTTATCTGGCGGTTCGACCATGTATCCGGGTCTGCCCAGTCGGCTGGAACGTGAGCTTAAGCAATTATATTTGGAGCGAGTGCTTAAAAACGATACGGAAAAACTGGCG AAATTCAAAATACGCATTGAGGATCCGCCACGACGAAAGGATATGGTATTCATTGGTGGTGCTGTCTTGGCCGAGGTCACAAAGGATCGCGATGCGTTCTGGATGTCGAAGCAGGAATATCAAGAGCAGGGTCTAAAAGTGTTACAAAAAGTGCAAAAGATCAGCCAGTaa
- the LOC6649237 gene encoding actin-related protein 2 isoform X2, translated as MDSKGRNVIVCDNGTGFVKCGYAGSNFPAHIFPSMVGRPIIRAVNKIGDIEVKDLMVGDEASQLRSLLEVSYPMENGVVRNWEDMCHVWDYTFGPKKMDIDPTNTKILLTEPPMNPTKNREKMIEVMFEKYGFDSTYIAIQAVLTLFAQGLISGVVIDSGDGVTHICPVYEEFALPHLTRRLDIAGRDITRYLIKLLLLRGYAFNHSADFETVRIMKEKLCYIGYDIEMEQRLALETTVLVESYTLPDGRVIKVGGERFEAPEALFQPHLINVEGAGIAELAFNTIQAADIDIRPELYKHIVLSGGSTMYPGLPSRLERELKQLYLERVLKNDTEKLAKFKIRIEDPPRRKDMVFIGGAVLAEVTKDRDAFWMSKQEYQEQGLKVLQKVQKISQ; from the exons ATGGATAGCAAGGGACGAAATGTCATTGTTTGTGATAACGGTACAGGG tTTGTTAAATGTGGCTATGCTGGTAGTAATTTCCCCGCTCACATTTTCCCATCAATGGTTGGACGTCCTATTATACGAGCCGTGAATAAAATTGGTGACATTGAAGTGAAG GATCTAATGGTCGGCGATGAGGCTTCACAGCTCAGATCACTTTTGGAAGTCTCGTATCCCATGGAGAATGGCGTTGTCCGAAATTGGGAAGACATGTGTCATGTATGGGATTATACATTTGGGCCCAAGAAAATGGATATCGATCCGACAAATACAAAAATCTTATTAACAGAGCCGCCCATGAATCCCACAAAGAATCGGGAAAAGATGATTGAA GTGATGTTTGAGAAATATGGTTTCGATTCAACATACATTGCCATACAGGCTGTACTCACGCTGTTTGCTCAGGGTCTCATTTCTGGCGTGGTCATCGATTCGGGAGATGGTGTGACACACATTTGTCCCGTATACGAGGAGTTTGCTTTGCCCCATTTAACGCGCCGCTTGGATATTGCTGGTCGGGATATAACGCGTTATTTGATTAAG tTACTTTTACTACGTGGTTATGCTTTCAATCATTCCGCCGACTTTGAAACGGTACGCATTATGAAAGAGAAACTCTGTTATATTGGCTATGATATTGAGATGGAGCAGCGTTTGGCATTGGAGACGACAGTGCTTGTGGAATCCTATACATTACCCGATGGGCGTGTCATTAAAGTGGGCGGCGAAAGATTTGAGGCGCCTGAAGCTCTATTCCAGCCGCATTTAATTAACGTTGAGGGAGCAGGCATAGCGGAATTGGCCTTTAATACCATACAGGCGGCCGATATTGATATACGTCCGGAATTATATAAGCATATAGTGTTATCTGGCGGTTCGACCATGTATCCGGGTCTGCCCAGTCGGCTGGAACGTGAGCTTAAGCAATTATATTTGGAGCGAGTGCTTAAAAACGATACGGAAAAACTGGCG AAATTCAAAATACGCATTGAGGATCCGCCACGACGAAAGGATATGGTATTCATTGGTGGTGCTGTCTTGGCCGAGGTCACAAAGGATCGCGATGCGTTCTGGATGTCGAAGCAGGAATATCAAGAGCAGGGTCTAAAAGTGTTACAAAAAGTGCAAAAGATCAGCCAGTaa